A portion of the Calliphora vicina chromosome 5, idCalVici1.1, whole genome shotgun sequence genome contains these proteins:
- the LOC135960290 gene encoding ankyrin repeat domain-containing protein 13D isoform X2, with protein MKTLEEIKQEYPLHWHIWQNNVDELGELLKNEKIDKEKIDPRGRTPLMLAVKLAHLQCVKYLLAAKCSATYEHEGWSIVQEAVCSSNEEILTAILEVRDLQRHVQRVTHVPKLLQHLLDAPDFYIEMKWEFTSWVPLMSRLCPSDTYRVYKRGANVRIDTTLLGFENNTWQRGNRSYIFKGLKDSATMIEIDHDTHEVMIEQMSSDIGDIVAIPPPIGSVRARLNAPVITNNIEMEKISFERNKSGIWGWRSEKSEIINGYNCKVYGASNVEFVTKTRMDHLSEEQIKAKTSRTPFHSFLGLAEDEYIASPDLASLREKAPTPHTEEHNTDDGEEVAASNSNSPNNSGSNSPKNVITPQEYFTPDVDLNGRDIGRPKKVNTKLQRFKANLWLCEDYPMRLQEQVLPILDLMSTMASPHVSKLKDFITMQLPSGFPVKVEIPLFHVLNACITFGNVFAMTMPIENVTTINEDDRITCIVDDRCFDIPTHYTNKGTDSRRQMPLDEDDMLQYAIEQSLVESSGGACGLNLDGTSTDKVDIWEALRGQGVGADDEEDEQLQRVLQESLCAVNTTGGSPVSEDDDDDGGFKFIDPDLALALRLSQQDQQQYELERQREQEMIEQALKLSLQEH; from the exons atgaaGACTTTGGAAGAAATTAAACAAGAATATCCGTTGCACTGGCATATCTGGCAAAATAATGTCGACGAACTGGGGGAGTTGctaaaaaatgaaaaa ATTGATAAGGAAAAAATCGATCCCCGTGGCCGTACACCTTTAATGTTAGCGGTGAAATTAGCACATTTACAATGTGTCAAATATCTTTTAGCTGCCAAATGTAGTGCCACCTATGAGCATGAGGGTTGGTCAA TTGTCCAGGAAGCTGTTTGTTCGAGTAATGAGGAAATTTTAACTGCCATACTGGAAGTACGAGATTTACAACGTCATGTCCAAAGAGTTACACATGTCCCAAAGTTATTGCAACATTTATTGGATGCTCCGGATTTTTACATAGAAATGAAATGGGAATTCACCTCTTGGG TTCCCCTAATGTCACGCCTTTGTCCAAGTGATACATACAGAGTGTACAAGCGCGGAGCTAATGTACGAATAGATACCACACTGTTGGGTTTTGAAAATAACACCTGGCAACGAGGGAATCGTTCATATATATTCAAAGGATTAa AGGACAGTGCTACAATGATTGAAATCGATCATGACACCCATGAGGTAATGATTGAACAAATGAGCTCTGATATTGGTGATATAGTTGCAATACCACCGCCCATAGGATCGGTGAGAGCGCGCCTAAATGCCCCCGTCATcacaaataatattgaaatggaaaaaatcaGTTTTGAACGCAACAAATCGGGCATTTGGGGTTGGCGTAGTGAAAAATCCGAAATAATTAATGGCTACAATTGCAAAGTGTACGGAGCTAGTAATGTGGAGTTTGTAACAAAAACCAGAATGGATCATTTATCAGAAGAACAAATAAAG GCTAAAACGTCAAGAACACCATTCCATAGCTTTTTGGGCTTAGCAGAAGATGAGTATATAGCCAGTCCAGATTTAGCATCGCTGAGAGAAAAA GCACCCACACCTCATACTGAGGAACATAATACAGATGATGGCGAAGAAGTGGCCGCCTCTAATAGCAATAGTCCTAATAATTCCGGTTCAAATTCTCCTAAAAATGTTATAACACCCCAGGAGTATTTTACACCCGATGTAGATTTAAATGGTCGTGATATAGGGCGACCCAAAAAAGTTAACACTAAG CTTCAACGTTTCAAAGCAAATCTATGGCTTTGTGAAGATTATCCCATGCGTCTCCAAGAACAAGTACTTCCCATTTTAGATCTTATGTCCACTATGGCCAGTCCACATGTGTCCAAATTAAAAGACTTTATTACAATGCAACTGCCTTCCGGTTTTCCAGTTAAAGTAGAAATACCATTATTCCATGTGCTAAATGCGTGCATTACCTTTGGTAATGTATTCGCCATGACAATGCCAATTGAAAATGTAACAACGATAAATGAAGATGATCGCATAACATGCATAGTGGATGATCGTTGTTTCGATATACCCACACATTACACGAATAAGG GTACTGATTCCAGACGGCAAATGCCTTTAGATGAGGATGATATGCTGCAATATGCTATAGAACAGAGTTTGGTGGAATCTTCTGGTGGTGCCTGTGGCTTAAATCTTGATGGCACTTCTACGGATAAGGTTGATATATGGGAGGCCTTAAGAGGTCAAGGTGTGGGTGCCGATGATGAAGAAGATGAACAATTGCAGAG AGTTTTACAAGAATCTTTATGTGCTGTCAATACAACGGGTGGCTCACCCGTTTCcgaagatgatgatgacgacggtGGCTTTAAATTTATAGATCCGGATTTAGCGTTGGCTTTGCGTCTCAGCCAACAGGATCAGCAGCAATATGAATTGGAACGTCAACGTGAACAGGAGATGATAGAACAagctttaaaattaagtttacaAGAACATTAG
- the botv gene encoding exostosin-3 — translation MTTFDLTSVQSSHNSSSTAQLTASSTSINSASTYHLIDSEREQLIKTNTSSLSSSAAAAANPATIASTSTTTTSSTASLGTIVAAVCGGMNSWFRHYRIYKTILLILLLLVLLPLFAHRSLLNPDNDVPQLDLHRARPLLDAYEDFSSMRASDLKMRIEELLRIKSTVSIELRELEARRQKLQSDIGQYNQKIEELKQELMREQTELERLKISVEQAQVAQREAVQRNTPDLALPRTLYPNVLPRKMPPTSAQTTISCEMHNCFDHSRCSLTSGFPVYLYDPDAYNVLKPGYDIDGFLRTTIKQTLGYNAHIVRDPKLACIYLVLVGEALFENDLVKNNRYAALEEEEKFKLGTNVSDKYDAIDMNRLYRLPYWGGDGRNHVLLNLARRNLNSKATNALLNQNTMRAIVVQSSFEATQFRVNYDLIVPPILGPPGGDVWQECAAMVPARRTYLLSFQGELRPLNEPVRTPHPLDDFILDHLMEMSKGPTQDRFLLQFKCVPATEQHDENSVVDWALCGTDSSRKNILKDSTFALILPPLERRVSSTLMLARIYEALRSGAIPVVLGADEVRLPYSETIDWRRIALLLPKARITELHFLLRAIQDGDLLLMRRQGRLIWERYLSSVQATVDTVIASLRDRLGIPPRPVPPVIAQSVFNNTFIPLKSDPPVGMDTEPEESLGPIEPPYPSPAFRRNYTILRMQSREAWNDWVDPFYMYPQLPFDPVLPSEAKFMGSHMGFRPIGKGSGGAGKEFSEALGGNYPREQFTIVILTYEREQVLMDSLGRLYGLPYLHKVVVVWNSPKPPLDDLRWPDIGVPVAVVRAPRNSLNNRFLPFDVIETEAVLSVDDDAHLRHDEILFGFRVWREHRDRVVGFPGRFHAWDLNDNHHWNYNSNYSCELSMVLTGAAFIHKYYMYLYTYHLPQAIRDKVDEYMNCEDIAMNFLVSHITRKPPVKVTSRWTFRCPGCPVSLSEDDTHFQERHKCINFFTQVFGYTPLLNTQYRADSILFKTRIPHDKQKCFKYI, via the exons ATGACCACATTTGACCTCACATCCGTGCAAAGCAGCCACAATAGTTCTTCTACGGCCCAACTAACAGCCTCATCAACATCTATCAATTCCGCCAGCACTTATCATCTAATAGACAGCGAAAGAGAACAGTTAATAAAAACCAACACATCTTCATTATCTTCATCAGCAGCAGCGGCCGCTAACCCAGCAACAATAGCATCTACGTCGACAACAACAACGAGTAGTACAGCTTCATTGGGCACCATAGTAGCGGCTGTGTGTGGCGGCATGAATTCATGGTTTCGTCATTATCGCATTTACAAAACTATTTTGTTGATATTATTACTGTTGGTACTCCTGCCTTTGTTTGCGCATAGAAGTTTATTGAAT CCTGACAATGATGTCCCTCAATTGGATTTACATAGAGCCAGACCTTTGCTGGATGCCTATGAGGATTTTAGCTCCATGCGCGCCAGTGACTTGAAAATGAGAATAGAAGAGTTATTAAGAATTAAG AGCACAGTGTCCATTGAACTTCGTGAGCTGGAAGCCCGACGACAAAAGCTGCAATCGGACATCGGTCAATATAATCAGAAGATTGAAGAACTAAAACAGGAACTCATGCGTGAACAGACCGAATTGGAAAGATTGAAAATATCTGTAGAACAAGCTCAAGTGGCACAACGCGAAGCAGTACAACGTAATACTCCCGATTTGGCATTGCCACGTACCCTGTATCCCAATGTTTTGCCGCGTAAAATGCCAcccacatctgcacaaacaacAATCTCATGCGAAATGCACAACTGTTTCGATCATTCCAGATGTAGTCTAACTTCTGGCTTTCCCGTCTATCTCTACGATCCTGATGCGTATAATGTTTTAAAGCCGGGCTATGATATTGATGGTTTCCTAAGGACCACTATCAAGCAAACATTGGGCTATAATGCCCATATTGTTAGGGATCCTAAATTGGCTTGCATTTATTTGGTGCTGGTAGGAGAAGCCTTATTTGAGAATgatttggtgaaaaataatCGCTATGCCGCCTTAGAAGAGGAGGAGAAATTTAAACTGGGCACGAATGTCTCAGATAAATATGATGCCATTGATATGAATAGACTTTATCGACTGCCGTACTGGGGTGGAGATGGTCGTAATCATGTTTTGTTGAATTTGgcaagaagaaatttaaattccAAAGCTACCAATGCTCTACTCAATCAGAATACCATGAGAGCCATAGTGGTGCAATCTTCCTTTGAGGCCACACAATTTCGTGTCAACTACGATCTGATAGTGCCTCCCATTTTGGGTCCTCCCGGTGGTGATGTTTGGCAGGAATGTGCTGCCATGGTGCCGGCAAGACGTACATATTTGTTGTCCTTCCAGGGAGAGCTAAGACCTTTAAATGAACCCGTTAGAACACCACATCCATTGGATGATTTTATTTTGGATCACTTAATGGAAATGTCTAAGGGTCCCACTCAGGACAGATTTCTTTTGCAATTCAAATGTGTGCCCGCTACCGAGCAGCATGATGAAAACTCTGTAGTAGATTGGGCTTTATGCGGCACCGATTCATCGcgtaagaatattttaaaagattctACCTTTGCTTTAATCTTGCCGCCTTTGGAGAGGAGAGTTAGTTCCACTTTAATGTTGGCACGTATTTATGAAGCCTTGCGTTCAGGTGCCATTCCTGTTGTATTGGGTGCAGATGAGGTACGTTTGCCCTATAGTGAAACTATCGACTGGAGAAGAATTGCTTTGCTGCTGCCCAAGGCTCGTATAACCGAATTGCATTTTCTTTTGCGTGCCATACAAGATGGAGATCTTTTGTTAATGCGTCGCCAGGGCCGTTTAATATGGGAACGTTATTTGAGTTCGGTACAGGCCACAGTAGACACGGTTATTGCTAGTTTAAGAGATCGCTTGGGTATACCACCACGCCCTGTGCCTCCTGTTATAGCACAAAGTGTTTTCAACAATACTTTCATACCCTTGAAGTCAGATCCTCCGGTGGGCATGGATACAGAACCTGAAGAGTCACTGGGTCCTATAGAACCTCCGTATCCCAGTCCTGCTTTTAGAAGAAACTACACCATATTAAGAATGCAATCGAGGGAGGCCTGGAACGATTGG gTTGATCCCTTTTATATGTATCCTCAATTACCTTTCGATCCAGTCTTGCCCTCGGAAGCCAAATTCATGGGTTCTCACATGGGTTTTCGTCCAATTGGTAAAGGCTCTGGTGGTGCTGGTAAAGAATTCAGTGAAGCTTTGGGCGGCAACTATCCCAGAGAACAGTTCACTATTGTGATTTTAACATATGAAAGAGAACAAGTTCTTATGGATTCTTTGGGTCGCCTCTACGGTCTGCCATATTTACACAAAGTAGTTGTTGTATGGAATTCACCCAAACCTCCGCTAGATGATTTAAGATGGCCCGATATAGGTGTCCCCGTAGCAGTGGTCAGAGCTCCACGCAATTCTCTCAATAATCGTTTCTTACCCTTCGACGTCATCGAAACTGAGGCGGTATTATCCGTAGATGATGATGCTCATTTAAGACATGATGAGATCTTGTTTGGTTTTCGTGTGTGGCGTGAACATCGTGATCGTGTTGTTGGTTTTCCGGGACGTTTTCATGCCTGGGATTTGAATGATAATCATCATTGGAATTACAATTCCAACTATAGTTGTGAACTGAGTATGGTGTTGACGGGTGCAGCTTTTATACACAAATACTACATGTATTTGTATACATATCATTTGCCGCAGGCCATACGTGATAAAGTGGATGAGTATATGAATTGCGAAGATATCGCTATGAATTTCTTAGTGTCGCACATAACAAGAAAACCGCCGGTGAAAGTAACATCACGGTGGACATTTAGATGCCCTGGCTGTCCAGTATCATTGAGCGAAGATGATACACATTTTCAGGAACGTCACAAATGTATAAATTTCTTTACACAA GTTTTTGGTTATACTCCGTTATTAAATACGCAATATCGAGCTGATTCGATATTATTTAAAACTCGTATACCGCATGACAAACAAAAATGCTTtaagtatatataa
- the LOC135960290 gene encoding ankyrin repeat domain-containing protein 13D isoform X3, which yields MLAVKLAHLQCVKYLLAAKCSATYEHEGWSIVQEAVCSSNEEILTAILEVRDLQRHVQRVTHVPKLLQHLLDAPDFYIEMKWEFTSWVPLMSRLCPSDTYRVYKRGANVRIDTTLLGFENNTWQRGNRSYIFKGLKDSATMIEIDHDTHEVMIEQMSSDIGDIVAIPPPIGSVRARLNAPVITNNIEMEKISFERNKSGIWGWRSEKSEIINGYNCKVYGASNVEFVTKTRMDHLSEEQIKVVAKTSRTPFHSFLGLAEDEYIASPDLASLREKAPTPHTEEHNTDDGEEVAASNSNSPNNSGSNSPKNVITPQEYFTPDVDLNGRDIGRPKKVNTKLQRFKANLWLCEDYPMRLQEQVLPILDLMSTMASPHVSKLKDFITMQLPSGFPVKVEIPLFHVLNACITFGNVFAMTMPIENVTTINEDDRITCIVDDRCFDIPTHYTNKGTDSRRQMPLDEDDMLQYAIEQSLVESSGGACGLNLDGTSTDKVDIWEALRGQGVGADDEEDEQLQRVLQESLCAVNTTGGSPVSEDDDDDGGFKFIDPDLALALRLSQQDQQQYELERQREQEMIEQALKLSLQEH from the exons ATGTTAGCGGTGAAATTAGCACATTTACAATGTGTCAAATATCTTTTAGCTGCCAAATGTAGTGCCACCTATGAGCATGAGGGTTGGTCAA TTGTCCAGGAAGCTGTTTGTTCGAGTAATGAGGAAATTTTAACTGCCATACTGGAAGTACGAGATTTACAACGTCATGTCCAAAGAGTTACACATGTCCCAAAGTTATTGCAACATTTATTGGATGCTCCGGATTTTTACATAGAAATGAAATGGGAATTCACCTCTTGGG TTCCCCTAATGTCACGCCTTTGTCCAAGTGATACATACAGAGTGTACAAGCGCGGAGCTAATGTACGAATAGATACCACACTGTTGGGTTTTGAAAATAACACCTGGCAACGAGGGAATCGTTCATATATATTCAAAGGATTAa AGGACAGTGCTACAATGATTGAAATCGATCATGACACCCATGAGGTAATGATTGAACAAATGAGCTCTGATATTGGTGATATAGTTGCAATACCACCGCCCATAGGATCGGTGAGAGCGCGCCTAAATGCCCCCGTCATcacaaataatattgaaatggaaaaaatcaGTTTTGAACGCAACAAATCGGGCATTTGGGGTTGGCGTAGTGAAAAATCCGAAATAATTAATGGCTACAATTGCAAAGTGTACGGAGCTAGTAATGTGGAGTTTGTAACAAAAACCAGAATGGATCATTTATCAGAAGAACAAATAAAGGTGGTG GCTAAAACGTCAAGAACACCATTCCATAGCTTTTTGGGCTTAGCAGAAGATGAGTATATAGCCAGTCCAGATTTAGCATCGCTGAGAGAAAAA GCACCCACACCTCATACTGAGGAACATAATACAGATGATGGCGAAGAAGTGGCCGCCTCTAATAGCAATAGTCCTAATAATTCCGGTTCAAATTCTCCTAAAAATGTTATAACACCCCAGGAGTATTTTACACCCGATGTAGATTTAAATGGTCGTGATATAGGGCGACCCAAAAAAGTTAACACTAAG CTTCAACGTTTCAAAGCAAATCTATGGCTTTGTGAAGATTATCCCATGCGTCTCCAAGAACAAGTACTTCCCATTTTAGATCTTATGTCCACTATGGCCAGTCCACATGTGTCCAAATTAAAAGACTTTATTACAATGCAACTGCCTTCCGGTTTTCCAGTTAAAGTAGAAATACCATTATTCCATGTGCTAAATGCGTGCATTACCTTTGGTAATGTATTCGCCATGACAATGCCAATTGAAAATGTAACAACGATAAATGAAGATGATCGCATAACATGCATAGTGGATGATCGTTGTTTCGATATACCCACACATTACACGAATAAGG GTACTGATTCCAGACGGCAAATGCCTTTAGATGAGGATGATATGCTGCAATATGCTATAGAACAGAGTTTGGTGGAATCTTCTGGTGGTGCCTGTGGCTTAAATCTTGATGGCACTTCTACGGATAAGGTTGATATATGGGAGGCCTTAAGAGGTCAAGGTGTGGGTGCCGATGATGAAGAAGATGAACAATTGCAGAG AGTTTTACAAGAATCTTTATGTGCTGTCAATACAACGGGTGGCTCACCCGTTTCcgaagatgatgatgacgacggtGGCTTTAAATTTATAGATCCGGATTTAGCGTTGGCTTTGCGTCTCAGCCAACAGGATCAGCAGCAATATGAATTGGAACGTCAACGTGAACAGGAGATGATAGAACAagctttaaaattaagtttacaAGAACATTAG
- the LOC135960290 gene encoding ankyrin repeat domain-containing protein 13D isoform X1 encodes MKTLEEIKQEYPLHWHIWQNNVDELGELLKNEKIDKEKIDPRGRTPLMLAVKLAHLQCVKYLLAAKCSATYEHEGWSIVQEAVCSSNEEILTAILEVRDLQRHVQRVTHVPKLLQHLLDAPDFYIEMKWEFTSWVPLMSRLCPSDTYRVYKRGANVRIDTTLLGFENNTWQRGNRSYIFKGLKDSATMIEIDHDTHEVMIEQMSSDIGDIVAIPPPIGSVRARLNAPVITNNIEMEKISFERNKSGIWGWRSEKSEIINGYNCKVYGASNVEFVTKTRMDHLSEEQIKVVAKTSRTPFHSFLGLAEDEYIASPDLASLREKAPTPHTEEHNTDDGEEVAASNSNSPNNSGSNSPKNVITPQEYFTPDVDLNGRDIGRPKKVNTKLQRFKANLWLCEDYPMRLQEQVLPILDLMSTMASPHVSKLKDFITMQLPSGFPVKVEIPLFHVLNACITFGNVFAMTMPIENVTTINEDDRITCIVDDRCFDIPTHYTNKGTDSRRQMPLDEDDMLQYAIEQSLVESSGGACGLNLDGTSTDKVDIWEALRGQGVGADDEEDEQLQRVLQESLCAVNTTGGSPVSEDDDDDGGFKFIDPDLALALRLSQQDQQQYELERQREQEMIEQALKLSLQEH; translated from the exons atgaaGACTTTGGAAGAAATTAAACAAGAATATCCGTTGCACTGGCATATCTGGCAAAATAATGTCGACGAACTGGGGGAGTTGctaaaaaatgaaaaa ATTGATAAGGAAAAAATCGATCCCCGTGGCCGTACACCTTTAATGTTAGCGGTGAAATTAGCACATTTACAATGTGTCAAATATCTTTTAGCTGCCAAATGTAGTGCCACCTATGAGCATGAGGGTTGGTCAA TTGTCCAGGAAGCTGTTTGTTCGAGTAATGAGGAAATTTTAACTGCCATACTGGAAGTACGAGATTTACAACGTCATGTCCAAAGAGTTACACATGTCCCAAAGTTATTGCAACATTTATTGGATGCTCCGGATTTTTACATAGAAATGAAATGGGAATTCACCTCTTGGG TTCCCCTAATGTCACGCCTTTGTCCAAGTGATACATACAGAGTGTACAAGCGCGGAGCTAATGTACGAATAGATACCACACTGTTGGGTTTTGAAAATAACACCTGGCAACGAGGGAATCGTTCATATATATTCAAAGGATTAa AGGACAGTGCTACAATGATTGAAATCGATCATGACACCCATGAGGTAATGATTGAACAAATGAGCTCTGATATTGGTGATATAGTTGCAATACCACCGCCCATAGGATCGGTGAGAGCGCGCCTAAATGCCCCCGTCATcacaaataatattgaaatggaaaaaatcaGTTTTGAACGCAACAAATCGGGCATTTGGGGTTGGCGTAGTGAAAAATCCGAAATAATTAATGGCTACAATTGCAAAGTGTACGGAGCTAGTAATGTGGAGTTTGTAACAAAAACCAGAATGGATCATTTATCAGAAGAACAAATAAAGGTGGTG GCTAAAACGTCAAGAACACCATTCCATAGCTTTTTGGGCTTAGCAGAAGATGAGTATATAGCCAGTCCAGATTTAGCATCGCTGAGAGAAAAA GCACCCACACCTCATACTGAGGAACATAATACAGATGATGGCGAAGAAGTGGCCGCCTCTAATAGCAATAGTCCTAATAATTCCGGTTCAAATTCTCCTAAAAATGTTATAACACCCCAGGAGTATTTTACACCCGATGTAGATTTAAATGGTCGTGATATAGGGCGACCCAAAAAAGTTAACACTAAG CTTCAACGTTTCAAAGCAAATCTATGGCTTTGTGAAGATTATCCCATGCGTCTCCAAGAACAAGTACTTCCCATTTTAGATCTTATGTCCACTATGGCCAGTCCACATGTGTCCAAATTAAAAGACTTTATTACAATGCAACTGCCTTCCGGTTTTCCAGTTAAAGTAGAAATACCATTATTCCATGTGCTAAATGCGTGCATTACCTTTGGTAATGTATTCGCCATGACAATGCCAATTGAAAATGTAACAACGATAAATGAAGATGATCGCATAACATGCATAGTGGATGATCGTTGTTTCGATATACCCACACATTACACGAATAAGG GTACTGATTCCAGACGGCAAATGCCTTTAGATGAGGATGATATGCTGCAATATGCTATAGAACAGAGTTTGGTGGAATCTTCTGGTGGTGCCTGTGGCTTAAATCTTGATGGCACTTCTACGGATAAGGTTGATATATGGGAGGCCTTAAGAGGTCAAGGTGTGGGTGCCGATGATGAAGAAGATGAACAATTGCAGAG AGTTTTACAAGAATCTTTATGTGCTGTCAATACAACGGGTGGCTCACCCGTTTCcgaagatgatgatgacgacggtGGCTTTAAATTTATAGATCCGGATTTAGCGTTGGCTTTGCGTCTCAGCCAACAGGATCAGCAGCAATATGAATTGGAACGTCAACGTGAACAGGAGATGATAGAACAagctttaaaattaagtttacaAGAACATTAG